The window GCCGGGCATGATGGAGCCGCCGTAGAGGAAGACGGTCGGGAGGTCGGTGCGGATGGCCGCCATCATCATCCCGGGAAGGTTCTTATCGCAGCCGGCGACGGTGACGAGCGCGTCCATACGCTCGCCGAACGACACGAGCTCCACCGAGTCCGCGATGACCTCCCGGCTGATGAGGGACGCCTTCATGCCCTCGTGGCCCATCGAGATGGCGTCCGAGATGGTGATGGTGCCGAACTCGATGGGCATCCCGTCCGCGTCCTCGATGCCCTCGTAGGCCGCGGCGGCCACGTCGTCCAAGTGAACGTTACACGGCGTGATGTCGGCGGCCGGGTTGGCGACGCCGACCATCGGCTTCGCGAGGTCGTCTCGGTCGTAGTCCATCGCGTAGAACATCGCCCGGTGGGGTGCGCGTTCGGGGCCCTCCGTGACTTCCGCGCTCCGGAGTCCGGGTTCTTTCGTGGGGTGGTCGTTCATACCACGACCTGGCGCTCGGGACGAATAAACCCACCCGACCGAACAGACGTTGCCGGACGACCGGAAGCTACACCTCGCGGGAGCCCCCGATTCCGGGTATGCACGTCGCGGTCGCACACTATCCGGCGAGCGCGGGGCACGCCACCGGGATGCTCGCGGTCGCGCGCGAACTCGAAGCCCGCGGCGCCCGCGTCTCGCCCGCGGGCGGCGGTTCCGGCGGACGGTTCGCCGACCGCCTCGGGTACGACGAGGCCGTCCCCACACGCGTCGACTTCATCGGGGACTACCGGAACGGCGGCGGCCTCGCGGACGTTCTCACCGGCAGCCTCCCGGACAGCGCGCGCCGCGTCCGCGACGTCTACCGCTGGCTCCGCCGCGAGAACCCGGACGCGCTCGTGACGGACGACGCGTTCGCGGCGATGGCCGCGCCGATGGCGCGCGTCCCGCTCTACGTCTGCACCCACAGCGCGCCCGGCCTCTACGACGACCCGGTCGAGCGCGCGGGCGCGTGGACGCGTACCGCCTATCAGGTCGCGGCGGCCCGTGACTTCCTCTTCCCCGCCGTCTGGCCGCCCGGGGACGCCGACCCGATGGGCGTCTCGCGGGTTCCGCCGCTCGCCCTCGACGCGGACGCGCCCGCCGTCGGCGACCCGGACGTGGTGATGGTGCCGAGCACGTACTCGGACGAGCTCGACGCGGTCGCCGACGGCCTCCGCGAGAACGGGCGTCGCGTCACCGTCGTCGGCGGCGCGGACTGGGAGCCGGTGGCGTCGCTGCTCCCGACGCTGCGGGCCGCGAACCTCGTCGTCTGCCCCGACTACTCGACGGTGATGGGGGCCGCGGTCGCCGGCACGCCCACCCTCATCTATCCGTGCACGAGCGAGCAGCGCGGCGTCGCCCGCCTCGCCGCCCGCGCCACCGGCTTCCGCACCGTCACCAGTCCGGACGAGGTCGTCGCGGCCGCCGCCGACCCGCCCGACCCGCCCGCGTTCGAGAACGGCGCGGGCGTCGTCGCGGACGCCGTGCTCTCGTAGGCGTTACCGGTGTCGAAACCGGCTTTCCCGTACTCTCCGAGGTGTGTGTATGGCCGTTCGCGTCTCCGCGCCCGCCCGCCTCCACTTCGGATTCTGCAACCTCTCGCTCGCCCACGAGCGCCTCTACGGGAGCCTCGGCGTCGCGCTCGCCGAACCCCGCACCGTCGTCACCGCCGAACCCGCGGACCGCGTCGTCTGCGACCACCCGACCGCTCGCGAGTACGCAGAGCGCGTCGTCTCCCTCTTCGACGTGCAGGGAGCGCGGGTGACCGTGGAGTCCGAGTTGCCGCGGCACGTCGGCCTCGGGAGCGGCACCCAGCTCGCACTCGCCGTCCTCGCCGCGATAGCGCGCGCGCACGACCGCGAGCCACGCGTCAGGGAGCGCGCCCCCGCACTCGGCCGCGGCGGACGGTCCGGCGTCGGCGTCGCCGGGTTCGAGGCCGGGGGGTTCGTGCTTGACGCCGGCCACCCGACGGAGCGGTTCACGGTCGACGCGCCGGACCGCGGGTCGTGGACGGTGCCGGCAGTCGCGGCGCGCGAACCGGTTCCCGACGACTGGCGGTTCGTGCTCGCGCTCCCGGACGCGGACCCCGGCCGGCACGGCGACGCGGAGGAGACGAGCATGCGCACCGTCGTCGAGGACGCCGACCCCGGCGTCGCGGACGCCATCGCGGGCCTCGTCGTCCGCCGCGTCCTCCCCGCGGCCGCGGAGGGCGACTGGGGTCGGTTCGGCCGCGCCGTCGCGGAACTCGGCCGGCTGAACGGCAAGTGGTACGCGGACGAACAGGGCGGCGTCTACCGGCCGCCCGCGGGCGCGGTGGTGGACAGCCTCCGTGCGTCGCCCGCCGTCTCCGGCGCGGGCCAGTCCTCGTGGGGGCCGGCGGTGTACGCGGTCACGGACGCGACGCACGCCGCGGAAGCCCGCCTCGCCGCGCGGAACGCGCTCGACGACGCCGGCTGTGACGGTCGCGTGCGCGTCGTCCGTCCCGACAACGCGGGCGCACGCGTCGAACCCAACCCCAACTCGTAAGCACTCCCCCGCCGTCTCACCCGTATGGTTCGGATTCCGTTCGGTATCTCCCGGCTGGACGACCAGATCGGGGGCGGTGCGCCCGGCGGGAGCGTCGTCCTGCTCGCGGGCGAGGCCGGTGCCGGCGCACGCGAGTTCCTGTTCACGAGCGCCGTGATGAACGGGCTTGCGTACAACGACCCCGACCTCTTCGACCTCCACTACGGCGAGATCGGGTCGGCGGCCGAACTCCCCGCGGACGTCCACTACGTCTCCTTCACTGCGAGCGGGGACGAACTCCACCGCGAGGTGTCGCTGACGATGGACGACGACATCGTCGACGCCGGCCTGCAGTCGGTTCGGTTCAAAGACCTCTCCCCCGAGTTCTTCCAGTTGAGTCCGGTGCCCCGCGAGTGGTACGTCGGGCAGACCCGGTCGATCACCGACCTCGGCAAGGAGACCGACCGTCGGAGCGTCATCGAGGCGTTCGCGGACTACCTCGACGCGAACGCGCGGAACAGCCTCGTGGTCGTGGACTCCCTCACCGACCTCGTGAGCGCGCAGGCGGGCGCCCTCCAGTTCAGCGACATCGTGTACGCGCTCAAGGGGCTGCGGAAGGCGGCGCGGTCGTGGAACGGCCTCATCCTCCTCCACGTGAGTCAGGAGGCGCTGACGGAGGTGGAACTCGGCGACCTCGTGACGAGCGTGGACGGCACCATCCAGTTCGAGTGGGAGACCGGCGGAAACGAGCGCGTGCGGACGATGTTCGTCCGGGAGTTCCGGGGCGTGTTGTCCCAGCTGGAGGACGAGGACATCATTCGCTTCGAGACGGAGATCCACGAGGCCGGATTCGACGTGAGTAACGTCCGCAAGATTCGTTAACTCTCACTGACTTTTCCCGGGGTGAATTTTACCATCGCGGTCAAACACGTTAAGCCCCCGGCTCCCGAATTAGGGACGAATGCCGGACGGGACGAGTGAGACGACGAGGGAGGTATCCGTCTCCGGGGGCGCGGCGGAGTGGCTCGAAGCCCGGGCTGACGAGTCGAACCTGGACCCCGACGCGTTCCTGATGCGACTGGTCGCCGCGTTCCGCACCATCGAGGAGTCTGGAGACGTCTCCTTTGCGACGGAGAGCGAGCTCGACGACCTCTCCGGGGACGTGGCGGCGCTCGAAGACGATGTGGACGCGCTCCGGAGCGCGACCGAGGACGATCTCGAGGACGTCCGCGAGCGCGTCGTCGAGGTCGCTGAGGAACTCGACGAGAAGGCGGACGCCCAGCACGACCACTCCGAACTGACGGAGCGCATCGACACGGCGGTGGAGACGGTTCGGGAACTCCGTGAGGAGACGCGCGCCGTCTCCGAGGAAGTCGACGACCTCCGGGAGTGGGCGACGGACGGCTTCGAGAACTACGAGGACGTTCTCGAGTACCTCACGGAGACCACGGAGGAACTCGACGAGAAGGTCGGGACGCTCGCGCGCGTGCTCGTGGAGGTGCGGCGGTCGACGGGCTCGCTCGCCGCCGCGGAGGAGGAGCGCGCCGCCGCGGGCGCGCTGAAGCACATGGCGAACGAACAGGGCGTCCGCGAGGCCGTCTGCGGGGAGTGCGAGAACGCGGTCGACATCGCGCTCCTCACGGACGCGACGTGTCCGTTCTGTCAGAGCACGTTCTCCGGCGTGGAGTCCTCGCGGCGCTTCGGGCTGTTCCAGTCCGCGACGCTCACCACGGGCGAACGCCCCGCGCTGGAAGCGCCGGACGTCGCGGAGAGCCTCGACGACGAACTGGAGGAACTCGCCGATGAGTGAGGGCGAACGCGACAGCGGCGCGCCCGCAGACGAACGCGACGAGCAGCGCGCCGACGAGGGTCGCGAGGAGCGGAGCGCGCCGCTCTCCGACCTCGCGACGGGCGTTCGGGAGCGCGAGAGCGAGCGGGAGAGCGACGGCGAGTTCGACGACCTGTTCTCCGAGGTGGACGTGGGCGAGCTGGACGGCGAGCAGGCGTGGCGCGACCTGCTCGCGGAGGCGGAGGGCGAACCGCTCGCCATCGGCCAGCAGGTGGAGAGCGAGGAAGACCGGGACGTGCGCGTCATCGAGAACCGCACCTGCCACAACTGCCAGTACTTCGGCGAACCGCCCGAACTCCACTGCACCCACGAGGGAACCGAAATCCGTCGCGTCGTGGACACCGACCACTACGAGGTCGTGGACTGCCCGATGGTCGTGGACGAGGAGGAGTTCGACCTCCCCGACACCGAGTAGGGTCGCCGACGGGGCGAGGGGTTTTTTCGCCGGGCGCGGCTAGCCGGTGTATGCAATTCTGCGACGAGTGCGGGTCGATGATGCGAAAGGAGGACGGCGTCATGGTGTGCTCCTCGTGCGGCTACAGCGAGGCGCAGGACGAGGATCTCGCGGAGGCGTTCGTCTCCACGGACGCCCAGGACACCTCCGACGTCGTCGAGTCCGACCCCGAGAGCGGCGACGAAGGGAAGCCCACGGCGGAGGTCGAGTGCGACGCCTGCGGGAACGGCACGGCGTGGTACACGATCAAGCAGACCGGGTCGGCGGACGAACCGCCGACGCGCTTCTTCAAGTGTACGGAGTGCGGACACCGCTGGCGGAGTTACAGTTAGGCGACGAGGAGCCAGGCGGCGAACACGGCGCTGCTCCCGGCGAGCACGCTCACGACGGCGTGTTTGCGGAGGCGGTCGAGGGCGTGGTGGGCGTGCTCGTCGAGGTCGGCGGCGTCGTGGATTTCGCTCCCGACCTCACAGCGGGGGAGGAAGTCCATGGCGATGTGGAGGAAGATGCCGGCGGCGAACCCGAAGACGACACCCCTGAACTCGGGGCTGGCGGGTATCTGGAGCGCGCTGGCGGCGATAGCGGCGAGCCCGACGCCGGAGGCGGGGAGGAGGAGCATGCTGAGGGGGCGGTCGTTGCGTCGGAGGCGGCCGGCGGCGGCGTAGCCGGCGGGGCCCTTGTGGGAGACGATGGCGAGGCCGAGGAGCAGTCCGAGGTCGGGCATCGACCCGTAGACGATGCCGATGATTGCGCCGGCGGAGAGCGCGTGCGCGGCGATCTGCGCGGTGGTCGTGTCGAGCGGGAGGTCGCGGTGGGTGAGTTCGTGGCCGACGGTGTGCGCGGCGAACCCGGCGAGGACGCCGGCGGCGATGCCGAACCCGCCGAACTTGGGGTGCTGGCCGATGGCTTGCGGGACGAGGAAGGCGGCGGCGCTGGCTATCATCGCGCCGGCGGCGAGGCCGTACCCCCAGACGAGCGCGGTGGGGTTGCCGGCGGGCTTGCGGTAGCCGACGGCGGCGAACCCGAGCATGCCGAGGAAGGCCACCCAGGAGATGCCGAGGAGCTTGTACGATTCGGCGGTGACGGCGTACGCGGAGGCGGCGAGGAACGCGAGGACGCTGAGTGCGCCGACCACGACCGCCGGGCGATAGTTGTGATTCGAGAAGGCTCCGGAACTCATTCGTTAACAACATTGGGGGTGATATTATTAACACTGTCGGTGGTCGCCGGGTAGAAGAGGCTCGCGAGCGCACGAGACGTATGCGCGTCATCGACATGGACTGGGAGCGCGTCTGCTTCGCCAGCTGGCCGGTCAACCCCCGGCTCGTGGAGCGCTCGCTCCCCGACAGCGTCGACGCCGACACCTACGACGGCCAGGCCTACCTCTCCGTCGTCCCCTTCCTGATGGGCCGCGTCCGCCCCCGCCACGCCCCGCGCCGCGTCGGATTGGACTTCGCGGAACTCAACCTCCGCACGTACGTCGAACACGACGGCGACCCCGGCATCTACTTCTACAACCTCGACGCCGACGACCCCGTCGGCATCGCGCTCGCCCGTCGCCTGTTCAGCCTCCCCTACTACCGCGCCGACACCCGCGTCGAGCGCGTGCCCGACGACGGCACCCGCTTCGAGTCCACCCGCACCCACGGCGGCGTCCCCCAGTGTGCGTTCGCCGCGACCTACCGCCCCACCGAGACCCCCGCGAGGCCCGACTCCGGGAGTCTCACCGAGTGGCTCGTCGAACGCTACCGGTTCTACACGGAGGGCCGCAGTCGCCTCTGGTACGGCGAGGTGGAACACCCGCCCTGGGAAGTGGCCGACGCCGAAATCGCGTTCGACGACAACGACCTCTTCGCCGCGAACGGCTTCGACCACCCCGCGGGCGACCCGCACGTCGCGTACAGCCCCGGCGTCCCCGTCACCGCCCACCACCTCCGCCCCGCCTGAGAGGCCCGGCGCGCTGCCTGTCGTTTTATTGTCCGCGCGCCCCCACGTCCGCTATGAGTTCACCCACGTCCGCCGTCGTCGTCGGCGGCGGGTTCGGCGGCCTCTCGACTGCCTGCTACCTCGCGGACGCGGGCGTCGACGTGACGCTCCTGGAGAAGAACGACCAGCTCGGCGGCCGCGCGAGCGTCCTCGAAACCGACGGCTTCCGCTTCGACATGGGGCCCTCGTGGTACCTGATGCCGGACGTCTTCGAGTCCTTCTTCGCCGACTTCGGACACGCCCCCGAGGACTTCTACGCCCTCCAGCCCCTCGACCCGCATTACAGGATCTTCTTCAAGGACGGCGACCGCGTGGACATGACGGGCGACCTCGACCACGTTCGCTCCGTCTTCGAGTCCTACGAGTCGGGCGCGGGCGACGCGTTCGAGGACTACCTCGCGAAGAGCGAGCGCAACTACGACGTGGGCATGGAGCACTTCGTCTACGAGGACCGCCCCCGCCTCCGCGACTACCTCTCGCTCGACGTCGCCCGGAACGCCCGCGGCCTCAGCCTCCTCGGGTCGATGGAAGACCACGTCGAGAACTACTTCGAGAACGAGAAACTCAAGCAGATCGTCCAGTACTCGCTCGTGTTCCTCGGCGGCAGCCCCAGCAACACGCCCGCGCTCTACAACCTCATGACGCACGTCGACTTCAACCTCGGCGTCCACTACCCCGAGGGCGGGATGCGCGGCGTCGTCGACGGCATCGTCACGCTCGCGGACGACCTGGGCGTCACCTTCCACACCGGCGCCGCCGTCGAGCGCATCCAGCCCCGCGAACCCGGGTTCACCGTCGCCACCGCGGACGCCGAGTACGAGGCCGACGTCGTCGTGAGCGACGCCGACTACGCGCACACCGAACAGGAACTCCTGCCCGCCCAGTACCGCCAGTTCGACGAGGCCTACTGGGAGTCCCGAACCTACGCGCCCTCCGCGTTCCTCCTCTACCTCGGCGTCGAGGGCGACGTGGATCCGCTCGCCCACCACACGCTCGTCCTCCCCACCGACTGGGACGAGCACTTCGCGGAGATATTCGACGACCCCGTGTACCCCGACGACCCCGCCTACTACGTCTGCGTCCCCTCCGACACGGACGACACCGTCGCGCCCGACGGCCACAGCAACCTCTTCGTCCTCGTCCCGATCGCCCCCGGCCTCGACGACACCCCTGAGATTCGCGCGGAGTACCGCGACCTCGTGCTCGACGACCTCGCCGAGAACACCGGCGTCGACGTCCGCGACCGCATTGTCGTGGAGGAATCGTTCTCCGTGAACGACTTCGCGGAGCGCTACAACAGCTACCAGGGCACCGCGCTCGGGATGGCGCACACGCTCACTCAGACGGCGCTGTTCCGCCCGCCGCACGCGAGCGAGTCCTGCGACGGCCTCTACTTCACGGGCGCGAACACCACGCCCGGCATCGGCGTGCCGATGTGCCTCATCTCGGGCGAACTCACCGCCGACTACGTGCTGTAGATGGACTTTCGGTACCTCCTCACGCTCTCTCGGCCGCGGTTCTGGCTCTACCTCGCCGGTCCCGTCCTCGTCGGCGCGACCTACGCCGCCACCGGACTGAGCGACCTCACGAGTCCGGTCGTGCTCGCGCTCGCAGCGTACTTCCTCGTGCCCGCGAACGTCTTCCTCTACGGCGTCAACGACGTCTTCGACCGCGACGTGGACGAACATAACCCCAAGAAGGACGAAAAGGAAGCGCGCTACCGCGGCTCCCGGGACGCGCTCGTCGCCGTCGCCGCGACTGGCGTGCTCGGCCTCGGGACGTTCGCCGTCACGCCGGCCGTCGCGTGGCCGTGGCTCGCCGGCTTCTTCGCGCTCGCCGTCGGGTACAGCGCGCCCCCCGTTCGCTTCAAGACCACGCCCCTCCTCGACTCCGCCTCGAACGGCCTCT is drawn from Salarchaeum sp. JOR-1 and contains these coding sequences:
- a CDS encoding prenyltransferase, which produces MDFRYLLTLSRPRFWLYLAGPVLVGATYAATGLSDLTSPVVLALAAYFLVPANVFLYGVNDVFDRDVDEHNPKKDEKEARYRGSRDALVAVAATGVLGLGTFAVTPAVAWPWLAGFFALAVGYSAPPVRFKTTPLLDSASNGLYVLPGAAAYAALAGHHPPLLAVVGGWLWTMGMHTFSAIPDIVPDREAGIRTTATWLGEPKTYAYCVAVWTLAALAFAALDLRLLAVFAIYPAFCAWVARSAVSVERAYWWFPYLNGLAGMTLTLAGLWRLYG
- a CDS encoding transcription factor S: MQFCDECGSMMRKEDGVMVCSSCGYSEAQDEDLAEAFVSTDAQDTSDVVESDPESGDEGKPTAEVECDACGNGTAWYTIKQTGSADEPPTRFFKCTECGHRWRSYS
- a CDS encoding beta-ribofuranosylaminobenzene 5'-phosphate synthase family protein: MAVRVSAPARLHFGFCNLSLAHERLYGSLGVALAEPRTVVTAEPADRVVCDHPTAREYAERVVSLFDVQGARVTVESELPRHVGLGSGTQLALAVLAAIARAHDREPRVRERAPALGRGGRSGVGVAGFEAGGFVLDAGHPTERFTVDAPDRGSWTVPAVAAREPVPDDWRFVLALPDADPGRHGDAEETSMRTVVEDADPGVADAIAGLVVRRVLPAAAEGDWGRFGRAVAELGRLNGKWYADEQGGVYRPPAGAVVDSLRASPAVSGAGQSSWGPAVYAVTDATHAAEARLAARNALDDAGCDGRVRVVRPDNAGARVEPNPNS
- a CDS encoding ZIP family metal transporter, with the translated sequence MSSGAFSNHNYRPAVVVGALSVLAFLAASAYAVTAESYKLLGISWVAFLGMLGFAAVGYRKPAGNPTALVWGYGLAAGAMIASAAAFLVPQAIGQHPKFGGFGIAAGVLAGFAAHTVGHELTHRDLPLDTTTAQIAAHALSAGAIIGIVYGSMPDLGLLLGLAIVSHKGPAGYAAAGRLRRNDRPLSMLLLPASGVGLAAIAASALQIPASPEFRGVVFGFAAGIFLHIAMDFLPRCEVGSEIHDAADLDEHAHHALDRLRKHAVVSVLAGSSAVFAAWLLVA
- a CDS encoding NAD(P)/FAD-dependent oxidoreductase, translating into MSSPTSAVVVGGGFGGLSTACYLADAGVDVTLLEKNDQLGGRASVLETDGFRFDMGPSWYLMPDVFESFFADFGHAPEDFYALQPLDPHYRIFFKDGDRVDMTGDLDHVRSVFESYESGAGDAFEDYLAKSERNYDVGMEHFVYEDRPRLRDYLSLDVARNARGLSLLGSMEDHVENYFENEKLKQIVQYSLVFLGGSPSNTPALYNLMTHVDFNLGVHYPEGGMRGVVDGIVTLADDLGVTFHTGAAVERIQPREPGFTVATADAEYEADVVVSDADYAHTEQELLPAQYRQFDEAYWESRTYAPSAFLLYLGVEGDVDPLAHHTLVLPTDWDEHFAEIFDDPVYPDDPAYYVCVPSDTDDTVAPDGHSNLFVLVPIAPGLDDTPEIRAEYRDLVLDDLAENTGVDVRDRIVVEESFSVNDFAERYNSYQGTALGMAHTLTQTALFRPPHASESCDGLYFTGANTTPGIGVPMCLISGELTADYVL
- a CDS encoding HTR-like protein, with product MVRIPFGISRLDDQIGGGAPGGSVVLLAGEAGAGAREFLFTSAVMNGLAYNDPDLFDLHYGEIGSAAELPADVHYVSFTASGDELHREVSLTMDDDIVDAGLQSVRFKDLSPEFFQLSPVPREWYVGQTRSITDLGKETDRRSVIEAFADYLDANARNSLVVVDSLTDLVSAQAGALQFSDIVYALKGLRKAARSWNGLILLHVSQEALTEVELGDLVTSVDGTIQFEWETGGNERVRTMFVREFRGVLSQLEDEDIIRFETEIHEAGFDVSNVRKIR
- a CDS encoding YqjF family protein — translated: MRVIDMDWERVCFASWPVNPRLVERSLPDSVDADTYDGQAYLSVVPFLMGRVRPRHAPRRVGLDFAELNLRTYVEHDGDPGIYFYNLDADDPVGIALARRLFSLPYYRADTRVERVPDDGTRFESTRTHGGVPQCAFAATYRPTETPARPDSGSLTEWLVERYRFYTEGRSRLWYGEVEHPPWEVADAEIAFDDNDLFAANGFDHPAGDPHVAYSPGVPVTAHHLRPA